From a region of the Lactuca sativa cultivar Salinas chromosome 4, Lsat_Salinas_v11, whole genome shotgun sequence genome:
- the LOC111885663 gene encoding extensin has product MSSWVSFMVVLLCFSINGVADARHRKQLHSPAIVVGTVYCDTCFRQKVSKSTHFISGAKVAVECGGDGGKQSFRVEVKTNEKGEFEAKLPVSVGRSVEKIKGCSVRLISSGQPYCAVAATATSSEIRFKSKKAGTHVFSAGFFTFKPELCNQKDTIGKGFPPALPDIPAPFLPPIGGGILPPLPVPDVPMPPLIPPLPQLPGIPLPPVTRQKSSESDRLADQKSFGFPFPPPLFPPLPFVPSPPSLIPPVIPTPPPSLFPPLVPSTPPSLFPPLVPSPPSSMFPPLPFPPVPGLIPSPPPPPPPAFPIPLPPLPPLPPLPPVPPVPGVPPAKTSP; this is encoded by the exons ATGTCTTCATGGGTTTCATTCATGGTGGTGCTCCTTTGTTTCTCCATTAATGGCGTCGCGGATGCCAGACACCGGAAACAGCTGCACTCTCCAGCCATTGTCGTCGGAACTGTCTATTGTGACACTTGCTTCCGTCAAAAAGTATCCAAATCCACCCATTTCATTTCAG GTGCGAAGGTGGCGGTGGAATGCGGCGGCGATGGTGGGAAGCAGAGTTTCCGGGTAGAAGTGAAGACGAACGAGAAGGGTGAGTTTGAAGCTAAACTGCCGGTTTCAGTTGGTAGAAGTGTGGAGAAAATCAAAGGGTGTTCAGTGAGATTGATTAGCAGCGGCCAGCCGTACTGTGCGGTGGCTGCCACCGCCACATCGTCGGAGATTCGTTTTAAGTCGAAGAAGGCGGGGACTCATGTTTTCTCAGCTGGGTTTTTCACTTTTAAGCCCGAATTGTGTAACCAGAAAGATACTATCGGAAAAGGTTTTCCACCGGCGCTTCCTGATATTCCTGCGCCGTTCTTGCCGCCGATCGGTGGAGGTATTTTACCTCCTCTTCCGGTGCCGGATGTACCCATGCCACCTCTAATTCCCCCGCTACCACAGCTCCCTGGTATTCCACTTCCACCTGTTACCCGCCAAAAATCATCGGAATCCGATAGATTGGCCGATCAAAAAAGTTTTGGTTTCCCGTTTCCACCGCCACTGTTCCCACCGCTGCCGTTTGTGCCATCGCCGCCGTCATTGATTCCTCCCGTCATTCCAACACCACCACCGTCACTGTTCCCTCCCCTCGTTCCATCAACACCACCATCATTGTTTCCTCCCCTCGttccatcaccaccatcatcgaTGTTTCCACCATTGCCCTTTCCACCTGTACCAGGTTTGATTCCATCACCGCCGCCGCCACCACCGCCGGCGTTCCCAATTCCTCTGCCTCCACTACCTCCGCTACCTCCGCTACCTCCAGTACCTCCGGTACCAGGAGTCCCACCGGCGAAAACCTCCCCTTGA